Part of the Oncorhynchus mykiss isolate Arlee chromosome 12, USDA_OmykA_1.1, whole genome shotgun sequence genome, CTCCAATTCACATATTTACCACAAATGTGTAACTTGTTTCTAAAACCAACTATTGAATCAGAATGCACTGCGGTTTGTTCACAGCTTGGGGCTGGCGGGAGTTTACCTGGTGTGGTGGCAGCAAAGTGTGGGGCACAAGTGATCTTGTCAGACAGTGCAGAACTTCGTGTCTGGAGAACTGTGAAGTGAATGAACTGCCCAATGTGCTTGTGGTGGGTATTACCTGGGGAGAAGTCTCCCCAGACCTTCTGCTCCTCCCTCCATTAGACATCATCTTGGGATCAGACGTTTTCTATGAGCCTGAAGGTGAGTTCAGACTGACCGGTTAGTTTGGATAAATTTGAGCAGATCGTTCAGATCTAACTCAACTgtgaatttacaactttcagattgaAAATGTCCTGGTGACCATCTCCTTCCTCGAGGAAAAACACTGAAGCCCAATTTTGGACAACTTACCAAGAGAGAAGGTATGCCTTTCAGGACCAGTCCATGACTGTCAGTCAAGGTCAAGTAAACATTACTAATTTTGATTTTCTTTGTCTCAGTGCCGACTGGTCCAGAGGCATTGCTGCACAAATGGAACTTGAAGTGTCTCAACATTCCACTGGAGAAATTCTATGCCAACAAAGATCAAATAGCTGGGTCAACACTTCCAGGAAGCCATACTGTACAAATTATTATAACTGAGGACAAGGAAAGCTGAATGGAAGACACAATTGTGTCAGCAAGGCAGTCAGTCAAATAGTCAAGACCCAATACAAGATCAATGGTTAAAAACTCAATGCATTATAAAATAGTTTACATTGTATAGTAAGTAGTGTTCTGTTAAagttttagaataaattgataACCCAAATGTTTTAGAAGACAATTTATTAGCTTTCACATTGGACACCTATACAGACTCTTGCAAGGGGGAAAAGGAATGCACAAAGGGCAAGACAGAATGCATTAAACAAAATTAGCACAACATACTTAGTGCTCTGAATTAGATAACATTTTAACTTGTTGAAAGACAGGCATTCTACCGATGGTGAATTTGTAGCAGCCATTTAAGTTGGCCACCATCACAGCATTGTAGCCACAGGGGCATTCCGGAGAACACTGGAAACAGCCAAGCACTGCAACACGCCACCTTAACAGCTAACCAGCAATACTCAACTGCTACACAACTGCGCCTAGTGCACAAAAAATACAGGAGAGAAGATTAGAGTCACAATGAAATTAAACAAAGCTACATAGCAAGTTGACCTGCAAGTAAATCCATGCCTGGTTCTTGTCACACTTATTCTAAAAGCCCTAGCCATTTTAACTTCTGTAATGGCCTTCATGAAACCCAAAATAACAATTGTAAAAGCTAGGCCATCAAATCTTCAGACAGTTTTAGATAGCTAAAATAGCCATGCAGGCCAACAAATTGAAATCCAAGCAGTTTTAGCCCATCTACCTCAAAAGCACATTAAgtatagtttttatttttttgttaaacATTGCACAATGAAAGACGAGCAGTCTgggcaaaaaacaacaaaaaaaaaatacacaaagcCATCTGATCAAGATACAACAATAACCTTTTACACAGAAATCATTGTATGGACAGGGTCCTCAGTCTGAAGTGTGACGTCCTCATTGGCATCTCATCTGAAAAATGTTTGAAAGACAAGGATGTAAGAAACTGGTGTTGGAAAACAAATAACTAAATTTTGTTTTCAACCTCTAGTAATGAAGTGGCGACGACTTGTTAACTTTACCACACCCCTCCCTTCAGATAGACATGGAGACACCTCCAGGCCATATGTATGGTGTAATCGGCTGGCAATGTAATGCCAACTTCATGTGCATAGCACATTTCCCCCATATTAGTAGGAAACTAGTCTACATTTGAAAGAAAGAGCCAAATCAAAAGCTATGCAAACCCGTTTCTGATGGTTGAATTTTTTTGGTTCAAGGAAGGAACCAAAAGTCAAGAGACGCCCGGGCTTCACAAAAATGAGAAATCTTGTCATGAGAAACCAGTCAGACAAACCTTGGTTCCCTCCTGAGCACAAGTCTTTGCCCCCAAAAAGCAGAGAGCATGACCTGGAGGACAATGCAAGGCTTCTGTCCATTGTCCTGCAGACGTACCtcaacaccaccccaacactgACTGCAACCTGCAACCGGCCTGCTCCATAGCAACCCCCACAGCAGCAGGTGCCCGGACAGCTCACACACCCAGCTCACTAACTGCTCATACTGCCTCAAACTCCTCTTTTGCAAACAGGATTCCGCAGCTTGGAGGAGAGAATTCCAGATTTTTTTTATGAACATTATATTTTTACGTTAAAAATGTATTCTCAAATGCCACATATGTACAATGCAAGAATGGACCTAAATTTCCTCTACACTGATAATGAACTGGAACATTGGGCAGGACAGAACAAAATTGTGACAAAGGAATAGTCCCCAAAAATCCAGCAAATGTGGGTTTCAGGCAACCACCATATGGGACAGTGTTCCATTCCTCTTTGCCATGCCCAGTGTTACAGTAATATGCATAACCACTTTGAGGTGGAAAGACTTAAAGCAGTTCACATTGTCAAGACATCCCACAACCAACCCCATTCTATTCAACCACAGATAACCATGGAAAAGGGAGACttagtgcaaatccatcccacaCAATATCCCCACATCACATCCCCCCATGCTAGTCATACAATCTAGTGTAACGCTAGACTTCACCTCAATTTACAACAATTACCATTTTGTCAGTCATCTATGGGGTTTCAGCTCCATTCTCCCCAGGTGACTTGGGCTGGCTCTTGGATCTTGATCTTGAGGCTCTTTCTGCAGGGGTGTGGCTCCTGGAACGGGACTTTGACTTAGGAGACTTGGATCTGGAGCGGGACCTGGACGGGGACTTGGCCTTGTCTCTCTTAGGGGAGCGAGACTTGGAGCGAGAGTAGGAACGAGACCTTGATCGGCTGTTGCGGGAGCGGCTGCGGGAACGAGATCGGCTTCTGCTCCGGGATCTGCTGCGTCTTCGACGCCTTGGACTAGTGAGGAGAAACAAGAGTAAGGTCGTTATGTCGAGTTATCGCCCATCTAAAAACTAAACGTAAGGCCACAACACCCTCAAAACGCTGCCACGTTACCAGGTCAATGAACCACACTTGTAATGGTGGCTGACGCTACATAATCGAAACATTACCGTTGCAACATTCAAGTTcctaaacaaacactatacacaTAGCTAACGTAAATTTAAAAATCACATAGCTAACAATGAAAAACGACCCAATCGAAGGAGAGCTAGAGCAACTACTTAACCATGTGCTCAGCTCTTACCTCCTACTTCGTCGGCCATCACCCCCGTACCTCCGGGGTGCACCTCCACGCCGACGGTCACCACGATCTCCACGGTCACCACCGCCTCCATGATGAGAATCTGGGGGACGTCCGTAACGGGCCATCTGGACTCTTAACTCGCGTCCGTCCAGCACGGCACCATCCATTGCGTCCATCGCATCCTCTGCGTCCCGCTTGTCATGGAATCGCACAAAGGAgaaccctctgctctctttcGTATAACGATCTCGGGGGATGTAAACATCTCCTACCCTACCATACTTTTCAAAGACACGGCGAAGGGTCTCAGGTGAGGTTCGGTACGTCAGATTATCCACTTTAAGAGAAGTCATGCCCTCAACATCGGGCGGGGGCCTACCATAGCTCATGTTGCAGAAAGGGCCTTAGTTAGCCTAGCTAACAAACACGCAACAGTACTACCAGAAAATGTGGGTGAAACGTCAACACCCACTTAAAGTTTTTGATTAAAATGATGGTACTTAATCAACCTGCTCGCAATATGTCgagtttttctttaaaaaatgcaATATCGCTTTCCAAATTTATGACGATTTCCTTAGCACTGACCATTTGTTAGGACAAGATGTTGCCCCTTGCTCCTCCTCGTTGAATGAGGTTGACGGGTAACGCTGCTGCGTATTTATTTGGAGGGAAAAGC contains:
- the LOC110538542 gene encoding serine/arginine-rich splicing factor 2 isoform X1, which translates into the protein MSYGRPPPDVEGMTSLKVDNLTYRTSPETLRRVFEKYGRVGDVYIPRDRYTKESRGFSFVRFHDKRDAEDAMDAMDGAVLDGRELRVQMARYGRPPDSHHGGGGDRGDRGDRRRGGAPRRYGGDGRRSRSPRRRRRSRSRSRSRSRSRSRSRNSRSRSRSYSRSKSRSPKRDKAKSPSRSRSRSKSPKSKSRSRSHTPAERASRSRSKSQPKSPGENGAETP
- the LOC110538542 gene encoding serine/arginine-rich splicing factor 2 isoform X2, with the translated sequence MSYGRPPPDVEGMTSLKVDNLTYRTSPETLRRVFEKYGRVGDVYIPRDRYTKESRGFSFVRFHDKRDAEDAMDAMDGAVLDGRELRVQMARYGRPPDSHHGGGGDRGDRGDRRRGGAPRSPRRRRRSRSRSRSRSRSRSRSRNSRSRSRSYSRSKSRSPKRDKAKSPSRSRSRSKSPKSKSRSRSHTPAERASRSRSKSQPKSPGENGAETP